GCCCTACTTCTGTTATTAACAATTGGAAACGAGAAATTGAATTATTTTATCCTGATTTAACTGTTCATGTTCACTATGGAGGTAGCCGTTTAAAAGGTGAAGACTTATTTTCAATAATGAGAGATGTCGATATTGTCATCACCTCCTATGCTTTAAGCGTGTTAGATTATGAAGACCTAAAGCAATATGTCTGGAAAAGTATCATTCTTGATGAAGCTCAAAATATAAAAAATCCAACGACAAAGCAGTCTCGCGCAGTTCGCGGGTTAAAAGCTGAGCACCGTATTGCTCTTACTGGTACCCCAATGGAAAACCGCTTAACGGAGCTTTGGACAATTTTTGATTTTATAAATAGAGGATATCTTGGTTCACTAAACCGTTTCGTTAGCAATTATGTAAACCCTATTGAAAAAGACCGAGATGAAGAAAAAATAAATGCTGTTCATCGATTAATTTCACCTTTCTTACTAAGACGAACTAAGCAAGACGAAGATGTTGCTTTAAATCTTCCACCAAAACAAGAACAAAAGATGCTTTGCCCGTTATCTGTTGAACAAGCCGCATTATACGAGCAAGTTGTTCAAGACACCCTAAAACAGATCGATACATTAACTGGTATCCAACGGCGAGGCCGTATTTTATGGATGCTAAATAAATTGAAACAAATCTGTGACCACCCTTCTTTATTCTTGAAGGAATCACAGCTTGTTGAATTCGAAGAGAGATCAAGTAAAGTTGAACGACTATTCGAATTAATAGACCCAATCCTTGAACAGAGCGAAAGCTGCCTAATCTTTACTCAGTATGTGAGAATGGGTGATATGCTTAAAGAGGCAATTCAAGCAAAATTTGGTGAAGAAGTATTATTCTTAAACGGTAGTGTTCCTAAAACTGCCCGTGATAATATGATTTCTCGCTTCCAAAACGGCGATGTAAAAGTGTTTATTCTTTCACTCAAAGCTGGTGGAACAGGATTAAACTTAACAGCTGCAAATCACGTAATGCACTTTGACCGTTGGTGGAATCCAGCAGTTGAAAATCAAGCGACCGACCGAGCATACAGAATTGGTCAAACGAAATTCGTTCAAGTCCATAAATTTGTAACGATCGGAACGCTAGAAGAAAAAATTGATGAAATGCTACAACGGAAACAATCACTTAACGATACAATCATAACGAGCGAACAGTGGATTACAGAATTATCTATGGATGAGCTTGTTGAGTTGTTAAGTGTTTAATATGAAGGAAAAATGGGATTATTGTATAGAGATAATCCCATTTTCTATTAATAGGAGGTTTTAATATGGGCACAAATACTGGAATGAACGTAATAGTCAAAAACCATGATGAAAATTGGAAAAACTTATTTCAAATAGAAGCTAACCGTATACATGAAATCTTAAAAGATGAACTTATTGAAATTCATCACATTGGTAGTACATCAGTTCCAAATTTAAAGGCTAAACCGATTATCGATATGTTACCAGTCGTTAAAAACATAGAAAATATAGACAAGTATAATGATCAACTGGCTGAAATTGGCTATGAGGGACTAGGTGAGTTCGGTCTTCCAGGTAGAAGATACTTCCGAAAAGGTGGAGAGAATCGTACCCACCAAATGCATATGTATCAGTTTGATAACGAAAAAGAAATTGAGCGTCATATTGCAGTTCCTGCTTATTTAAGAGCACATGAAGATGAGATGAAAGCTTATGGAGAATTAAAAGCGCAGCTTGCTGAAAAATTTCCAAATGATATTTATGGATATATGGACGGAAAAGATACTTTT
This genomic interval from Gottfriedia acidiceleris contains the following:
- a CDS encoding GrpB family protein, with the protein product MGTNTGMNVIVKNHDENWKNLFQIEANRIHEILKDELIEIHHIGSTSVPNLKAKPIIDMLPVVKNIENIDKYNDQLAEIGYEGLGEFGLPGRRYFRKGGENRTHQMHMYQFDNEKEIERHIAVPAYLRAHEDEMKAYGELKAQLAEKFPNDIYGYMDGKDTFVKDLERKAIEWRKTNK